A region from the Mycoplasmopsis bovigenitalium genome encodes:
- the uvrA gene encoding excinuclease ABC subunit UvrA has product MAKDQIIIKGARENNLENVSLTLPKNKLIVFTGLSGSGKSSLAFNTIYEEGRRRYVDSLSNYARQFLGGTNKPDVDSIEGLSPSIAIEQKTTHNNPRSTVGTVTEIYDYLRLFFARAGKPFCPKHNIEIKSQTNKDILDSIYSLEPNSKIIILSPVIDSEKGTHANLIEKLRKEGFLRLKIDGDILALDTEIKLDKNIKHTIDIVVDRVVVDEENRARIAEAISVAAEYGKGQIKIETIEGEVKIFSKLHSCAFKDFEMPRIEPRLFSFNSPSGACEHCKGLGVDLKASFDALVPEPWRSISAGGIKIFENTVNTQNLEWQEFEVLLNHYNINKNTPIEDLTNEELKIIKHGSKEEIEYVLVSSSGNKTRRNKRIEGILDIVERKFMETSSEVIRDWLKKYMGSFPCTKCNYSRLNKYALAVKIDGKNIDDYARLSVEEALNTIENVKLDETQTFVSSLILTELINRLTFLKNVGLNYLSINRSAETLSGGESQRIKLATQVGSNLTGVLYVLDEPSIGLHQRDNERLISTLKNMVDIGNTLIVVEHDEDTIKAADYIVDIGPEAGNNGGHIVAKGSINDIENESNSLTGQYLSGKLKIETPKFRRSGNGQVVTIIGAKENNLKNIDVKFPLGKFIAVTGVSGSGKSTLVNEILVKGIQRVVNKSTAKIGKFSSIKNIQAVDKIVQITQSPIGRTPRSTPATHISVFDDIRELFASTTEAQARGYTKSNFSFNVPGGRCEKCSGDGLIKIEMHFLPDVYVNCDECDGTRYTLETREIKYKGKNISDILEMSIDEAHEFFKNWPKIRDKLAVIQSIGLGYVKLGQSSTTLSGGEAQRVKLATYLQKKPTGKTIYVLDEPTTGLHPHDVNKLLSVLNKIVDNGDTVVVIEHNLDVIKCADYIIDLGPEGGLGGGNIVASGTPEQIISNKESHTARYLKKYLGH; this is encoded by the coding sequence ATGGCAAAAGATCAAATCATAATTAAAGGCGCTAGAGAAAATAATTTAGAAAATGTTTCGCTAACATTACCTAAAAATAAATTAATAGTTTTTACTGGTCTTTCTGGGTCGGGAAAATCGAGTCTTGCTTTCAATACAATTTATGAAGAGGGGCGTAGACGTTATGTTGATTCATTAAGTAACTATGCACGTCAATTTTTGGGTGGAACAAATAAACCAGATGTCGATTCAATTGAAGGACTTAGTCCCTCAATTGCAATCGAGCAAAAAACAACACATAATAACCCTCGTTCAACAGTGGGTACTGTAACAGAAATCTATGACTACTTACGTTTGTTTTTTGCTCGGGCTGGCAAACCATTTTGTCCTAAACACAACATTGAAATCAAATCGCAAACAAATAAAGATATTTTAGATTCAATTTATTCATTGGAGCCTAACTCAAAAATTATTATTTTGTCGCCAGTTATCGATTCTGAAAAAGGAACACATGCAAATTTAATTGAAAAGTTAAGAAAAGAAGGGTTTTTGCGGCTAAAAATTGACGGTGATATTTTGGCGTTGGATACTGAAATTAAATTGGATAAGAATATTAAGCACACAATTGATATTGTTGTTGATAGAGTTGTTGTTGATGAAGAAAATAGGGCAAGAATTGCTGAAGCTATTTCTGTTGCTGCTGAGTATGGAAAAGGTCAAATAAAAATCGAAACAATTGAAGGTGAAGTTAAAATTTTTTCCAAATTACACTCTTGCGCTTTCAAAGATTTTGAAATGCCTCGTATTGAACCTCGCTTGTTTTCTTTCAATTCTCCTTCCGGAGCCTGTGAACATTGCAAGGGTTTAGGAGTAGATTTAAAAGCGAGTTTTGATGCATTAGTCCCTGAGCCTTGAAGAAGTATTTCTGCTGGTGGTATTAAAATTTTCGAAAATACTGTTAACACTCAAAATCTTGAATGACAAGAGTTTGAAGTTTTATTAAATCATTACAATATCAATAAAAACACCCCAATAGAAGACCTTACAAATGAAGAGTTAAAAATAATAAAACATGGTTCAAAAGAAGAAATTGAATACGTTTTAGTTTCATCTTCTGGCAATAAAACCCGTAGAAATAAAAGAATAGAAGGCATTTTAGATATTGTTGAACGCAAGTTCATGGAAACAAGTTCTGAAGTAATTCGAGATTGATTAAAAAAATATATGGGTTCTTTCCCTTGTACAAAATGCAATTACTCACGTTTGAATAAGTATGCTCTAGCAGTAAAAATTGATGGTAAAAATATTGATGATTACGCAAGGTTAAGTGTTGAAGAAGCCTTAAATACAATTGAAAACGTAAAATTGGACGAAACACAAACATTTGTTTCATCTTTAATTTTGACTGAATTAATAAATAGATTAACATTTTTAAAAAATGTAGGCTTAAATTATCTTAGCATTAATAGGAGCGCTGAAACTTTATCAGGTGGAGAAAGTCAAAGAATTAAACTAGCAACACAAGTTGGCTCAAATTTAACTGGTGTTTTATACGTTCTTGATGAACCCTCAATCGGCCTACATCAAAGAGATAACGAAAGACTTATTTCAACACTAAAAAATATGGTTGATATTGGCAATACATTAATTGTTGTTGAACATGATGAAGATACAATCAAAGCAGCAGATTACATCGTTGACATAGGACCAGAAGCCGGTAATAATGGTGGTCATATTGTTGCAAAAGGCAGCATAAATGATATTGAAAATGAATCAAATTCATTGACAGGTCAATATTTAAGCGGCAAGTTAAAAATCGAAACTCCTAAATTTAGAAGAAGTGGAAATGGCCAAGTAGTAACAATTATTGGCGCTAAAGAAAATAATTTAAAAAATATTGATGTTAAATTCCCTCTTGGTAAATTTATTGCGGTTACAGGAGTTTCAGGCTCTGGCAAAAGTACTCTTGTTAACGAAATTTTAGTAAAAGGAATTCAAAGAGTTGTCAATAAATCCACAGCAAAAATTGGCAAGTTTTCTTCAATAAAAAATATTCAGGCTGTTGATAAAATTGTACAAATAACTCAAAGTCCAATCGGTAGAACACCTCGCTCGACACCTGCTACTCATATTTCAGTTTTTGACGATATAAGAGAATTGTTTGCAAGCACAACTGAAGCACAAGCAAGAGGATATACTAAATCTAATTTTAGTTTCAATGTTCCTGGCGGTCGTTGTGAAAAGTGTTCTGGAGATGGCTTAATTAAAATTGAAATGCATTTTCTTCCTGATGTTTATGTTAACTGTGACGAGTGTGATGGCACACGTTATACATTGGAAACAAGAGAAATTAAATACAAGGGAAAAAATATTTCTGACATTTTAGAAATGAGTATTGATGAAGCTCACGAATTCTTTAAAAATTGACCAAAAATTAGAGATAAATTAGCCGTAATTCAATCAATTGGGCTTGGATACGTAAAATTAGGGCAATCTTCAACAACCTTATCTGGTGGTGAAGCACAACGTGTTAAATTAGCAACATATTTACAGAAAAAACCAACTGGAAAAACAATTTACGTTCTTGATGAACCAACTACTGGTCTGCACCCACACGATGTTAATAAATTATTAAGTGTGCTAAATAAAATCGTTGATAATGGTGATACAGTTGTTGTTATTGAGCATAATTTAGATGTTATTAAGTGTGCAGATTACATTATTGATTTAGGCCCTGAAGGCGGTTTAGGCGGGGGTAACATTGTTGCAAGTGGAACACCCGAGCAAATTATTTCAAATAAAGAAAGTCATACTGCTCGATACCTTAAAAAATATTTAGGCCATTAA
- a CDS encoding DHH family phosphoesterase translates to MKKNKSTLILTILSLIIGAFVFFESLAIIYIEKNIVWISLMIAALILSMIMISLSGFVLLKHYHERQIKIKSTYNKFVDEIMDYNQTGVIIHDNQGDIIYVSEFIRTRFGKNLIGKKLNDFLISIGMDLETKRREYNLSHNDYHYKVGIFEIQNYLVIRDVTIEKNTITLYEDELIVVGELEIDNFNLYQSILSEDQMFNMNKSIIAVLDSLREKYNLIYRQYNSNGKFIVFMNKKSLDEMIKVKFDFFDKLHNVLKTDSNNIIVSVSVGFAYGINELKTKTEMARTGLLQAQRRGGDQVVVMSPFSQPIYFGSSAEIMPNVDRTRIKNFTSHVEMTLSNPTIEKVIIYGHAMADLDAIGSAMGIYALAKSFNKDVYICSSTQDETTKKALSQYWEVVKSRFIKPHQANQLSDEKTIVFFTDNAHPSRTDNPDAITRVKANNIFIVDHHRMKLSIDFAPRENRIISTSASSASELVTEMLMFTSKRINIDLITAQMLLNGICLDTLQFQKHATSKTFEAASWLEIHGANATAAANSLKIDAETQKKVAKMLENIEEVKEGFFLTYSEMPMSDDLISITAEEILRIDGRKASFVVAKQEKGNKYKLSARGIDTNVQIICENVGGGGSFASAAAVSTDDLETFISNIKQAIVGVK, encoded by the coding sequence ATGAAAAAAAATAAATCAACATTGATACTTACAATTCTTTCATTAATTATTGGCGCCTTTGTGTTTTTTGAATCATTAGCTATCATTTATATTGAGAAAAATATTGTTTGAATTTCGTTAATGATTGCTGCTTTAATATTGAGCATGATAATGATTAGTCTCTCAGGTTTTGTTTTATTAAAACATTATCATGAGCGCCAAATTAAAATTAAATCAACATACAATAAGTTTGTTGACGAAATTATGGATTACAATCAAACCGGGGTAATAATCCATGATAATCAAGGCGACATAATTTACGTAAGTGAATTTATTCGTACTCGTTTTGGTAAAAATTTAATTGGCAAAAAATTGAATGATTTTTTAATATCAATTGGTATGGATTTAGAGACGAAACGTCGTGAATACAACTTATCTCACAATGACTATCATTATAAAGTTGGAATTTTTGAAATCCAAAATTACTTAGTTATTCGCGATGTAACTATTGAAAAAAACACAATTACTTTGTATGAAGATGAGTTAATTGTTGTTGGCGAACTAGAAATTGATAACTTTAATTTATATCAATCAATTTTGTCGGAAGACCAAATGTTTAATATGAACAAAAGTATCATTGCTGTTCTTGATAGTCTTCGTGAAAAATACAATTTAATTTATCGTCAATATAACTCAAATGGTAAATTTATTGTATTTATGAACAAAAAATCTCTTGATGAGATGATTAAAGTTAAATTTGATTTTTTTGACAAACTTCATAATGTGCTTAAAACTGATTCAAATAACATAATAGTTTCTGTTTCTGTTGGATTTGCTTACGGGATAAATGAATTAAAAACAAAAACAGAAATGGCTAGAACTGGTTTATTACAGGCGCAAAGAAGAGGTGGAGACCAAGTGGTTGTTATGTCGCCATTCAGTCAACCAATTTATTTTGGTTCAAGTGCTGAAATAATGCCAAATGTTGACAGAACTAGAATTAAAAACTTTACATCACATGTTGAAATGACATTATCAAATCCAACAATTGAAAAAGTTATTATATATGGACATGCAATGGCTGATCTTGACGCAATCGGTTCTGCAATGGGGATTTACGCACTTGCTAAATCATTCAATAAAGATGTTTATATTTGTTCATCTACTCAGGATGAAACAACAAAAAAAGCACTTTCGCAATATTGGGAAGTTGTCAAATCACGTTTTATAAAACCTCATCAAGCAAACCAATTATCAGATGAAAAAACAATTGTCTTTTTCACTGACAATGCTCATCCATCGCGAACTGATAATCCAGATGCAATCACACGTGTAAAAGCAAATAATATTTTTATTGTTGATCATCATCGAATGAAATTATCAATTGATTTTGCACCAAGGGAAAATAGAATTATTTCAACTTCAGCTTCATCAGCATCAGAATTAGTTACTGAAATGTTGATGTTTACAAGCAAGAGAATTAATATTGATTTAATAACTGCTCAAATGTTATTAAATGGAATTTGTCTTGATACTTTACAATTTCAAAAACACGCAACTTCAAAAACATTTGAAGCTGCATCATGGCTAGAAATTCACGGTGCTAATGCAACAGCTGCGGCAAATTCATTGAAAATTGACGCGGAAACTCAAAAGAAAGTTGCAAAAATGCTTGAAAATATTGAAGAGGTTAAAGAAGGATTCTTTTTAACATATTCAGAGATGCCGATGTCTGATGACTTAATTTCAATAACTGCCGAGGAAATTTTAAGAATTGATGGCCGGAAAGCAAGTTTTGTTGTTGCAAAACAAGAAAAAGGTAATAAATACAAATTATCTGCTCGGGGAATTGATACTAACGTACAAATTATTTGTGAAAATGTTGGCGGCGGCGGAAGTTTTGCTAGCGCAGCTGCTGTGTCAACTGATGATTTAGAAACATTTATCAGCAACATAAAACAAGCTATTGTGGGGGTAAAATAA
- the rplI gene encoding 50S ribosomal protein L9, protein MKIILLKDCKDGKANTIIEVSAGYGANFLVAKGYGVPYNEKTKYQLEKRLSEMTSNEMELRAQALELKEKIEKEKLTYILDALIDARGNLIVHKSISTKDINKDLVKKGYKLDKYSVQKVHIVSNGIHEVEIIIYKDIIAQLKVEVKVNVK, encoded by the coding sequence ATGAAAATAATCTTATTAAAAGATTGCAAAGATGGAAAAGCTAACACCATAATTGAAGTTTCAGCAGGTTATGGAGCAAACTTTTTAGTAGCAAAAGGCTATGGTGTACCATATAATGAAAAAACTAAATATCAACTTGAAAAACGTTTGAGTGAAATGACCTCAAACGAAATGGAATTAAGGGCTCAAGCACTTGAGCTTAAAGAAAAAATTGAAAAAGAAAAATTAACTTACATTTTAGATGCATTAATTGATGCTAGAGGTAATTTAATTGTTCATAAATCAATTTCTACAAAAGACATCAACAAGGATTTAGTCAAAAAAGGTTATAAACTTGACAAATATTCAGTTCAAAAAGTACACATTGTTTCAAATGGTATTCACGAAGTTGAAATTATTATTTACAAAGACATTATTGCACAGCTTAAAGTTGAGGTAAAGGTTAATGTCAAGTAG
- a CDS encoding replicative DNA helicase: protein MSSRSISSTEFKNEQYEKSLLGIVLSNNSYADSIIPYLLEEDFFVYENKLLFKLLSHLYDNNISINNDQILNHATREKINEINSYFLATIYAATGFPSSIQTYLEELIRLTRLRKIESKIKDLQSKLNANHSSINPEDVILEIQQLLNEIDRAKSGEDFLSTKSVSDDYLTHLVTLKNTDLNSISGLSTGFDDLDKITQGLHGSEMIIIAARPGIGKTALALNIAVNVSSNINKKTNSNHRVAFFSLEMSPRQLMGRIYSMISGVDQFKLKKPQLLTDEDLARIHSYKINKIDKMNLFIDNTYENELQTLLWKCRRLHNINPLDLIVVDYMQLVSATKKGGGENRQMEITRISRSLKTLALELNVPVIVLSQLNRQTELRDDKRPNLADLRESGSIENDADIVMFLYRENYYNSKNKEIKDKDFDAREIGEETELILAKHRGGETGKITLRFLPHTAKFTNLQFYTPSETKGGI from the coding sequence ATGTCAAGTAGATCCATTAGCTCAACTGAATTTAAAAATGAACAATACGAAAAATCATTGCTTGGTATTGTGCTTTCAAATAACTCATATGCCGACAGTATAATTCCTTATCTACTCGAAGAGGACTTTTTTGTATACGAGAACAAGCTTTTGTTCAAACTTTTATCACATTTATATGACAACAATATCAGCATCAATAATGACCAAATTCTAAATCATGCAACACGGGAAAAAATCAATGAAATTAATTCATATTTTTTAGCCACAATTTATGCTGCTACTGGTTTTCCTAGCAGTATTCAAACTTATCTAGAAGAATTAATTCGTTTAACTCGTTTGCGTAAAATTGAGTCAAAAATTAAAGATTTGCAATCAAAACTAAATGCAAATCATTCTTCGATAAACCCTGAAGACGTAATTTTAGAAATCCAACAACTTTTAAATGAGATTGATAGAGCAAAGTCTGGCGAGGATTTTTTAAGCACAAAATCTGTTTCTGATGACTATTTAACACACTTAGTAACTTTAAAAAACACAGATTTAAATTCTATTAGTGGTCTTTCAACTGGTTTTGATGATTTAGATAAAATAACTCAAGGTTTGCATGGCTCAGAAATGATAATTATTGCAGCTCGTCCAGGAATTGGTAAAACTGCTTTAGCACTTAATATTGCTGTTAATGTTTCATCTAATATCAATAAAAAAACCAATTCAAATCACCGCGTTGCCTTCTTCAGTCTTGAAATGTCACCTCGCCAATTGATGGGCAGAATTTACTCAATGATTTCAGGCGTGGACCAATTTAAACTTAAAAAACCACAGCTTTTAACTGATGAAGATCTTGCGCGTATTCATTCATACAAAATAAATAAAATTGATAAAATGAATCTTTTTATTGATAATACCTATGAAAATGAATTGCAAACACTACTATGAAAATGTCGTAGATTGCACAATATTAATCCGCTTGATTTAATTGTTGTTGACTATATGCAACTTGTTTCTGCAACAAAAAAAGGCGGCGGCGAAAACCGCCAAATGGAAATTACTCGAATTTCACGTAGCCTAAAAACCCTTGCACTTGAATTAAATGTACCAGTAATTGTGTTATCCCAATTGAATAGACAAACCGAATTAAGAGATGATAAACGCCCAAATTTAGCTGACCTGCGTGAATCTGGTTCCATCGAAAACGATGCCGATATTGTAATGTTTTTATATCGTGAAAATTACTACAACTCAAAAAACAAAGAAATTAAAGACAAAGATTTTGATGCTCGCGAAATAGGCGAAGAAACTGAATTGATTTTAGCTAAACACCGTGGTGGAGAAACTGGAAAAATTACACTAAGATTTTTACCTCATACTGCTAAGTTTACTAACCTACAATTTTACACACCTTCTGAGACGAAAGGAGGTATATAA
- a CDS encoding CNNM domain-containing protein gives MEQNLHATQFNTALFVVTLLILVFLLFCSSMFSSIETAYSTLNPGKIESIVDNKEFGSKLIKKQYGFFNRILALILICNNIANIGLSAAISYLMSKHLSENYKDYSAIISTAVLTPIIVLLGEIVPKLIAKARPVQVAKAFCYPVEFLYWIFFPIIWVLGKMSKNIYITNTEQDVKNLLDVAHNEGVLEANESIMAQNALDLDTTKVRKHYTKIKDLYYLPYNANIQEALAMFKETNYSRLPVEKDGQFLGIVLLKDIFFLEKGKIIKYLKTIPSISANSSLAIALETLRKHRSQMAFVKNNNSSTNVIGIITIEDIIEEVVGEIYDEYDDEEVEDIFEISLELFEASNYVIMKDLLKRMNLDLEITEKERNMELGEWFKFKQNIDYIHKNDRFEFEGVSFKAILSPTKKQNHYRFEIEISNTAPINLDKTEELDASLSETKIFEQ, from the coding sequence ATGGAGCAAAATTTACATGCGACACAATTTAACACTGCCTTATTCGTTGTTACGTTACTTATTTTAGTATTTTTACTTTTTTGTAGTTCAATGTTTTCAAGTATTGAAACCGCTTATTCAACTCTTAACCCTGGAAAAATTGAATCGATTGTTGATAACAAAGAATTCGGATCAAAATTGATTAAAAAACAATACGGTTTTTTCAATAGAATTTTGGCTTTAATTCTTATTTGCAACAACATTGCAAATATTGGTTTATCAGCAGCTATATCTTATTTAATGTCTAAACATTTATCGGAAAATTACAAAGATTATTCAGCGATTATTTCAACGGCAGTTCTAACCCCAATCATTGTTCTATTAGGTGAAATAGTGCCAAAATTAATTGCAAAAGCTCGCCCTGTTCAAGTAGCAAAAGCATTTTGTTATCCAGTTGAATTTCTATACTGAATATTTTTCCCAATCATTTGAGTTTTAGGCAAAATGAGTAAAAATATTTATATAACCAACACAGAACAAGATGTAAAAAACTTGCTTGATGTTGCGCATAATGAGGGTGTCTTGGAAGCTAATGAAAGCATCATGGCGCAAAATGCGCTAGACCTTGACACAACAAAAGTTCGTAAGCATTACACTAAAATAAAAGACCTATATTATCTTCCTTACAATGCTAATATTCAAGAAGCATTAGCAATGTTTAAAGAAACAAACTATTCAAGACTTCCTGTTGAAAAAGACGGACAATTTTTAGGAATCGTCCTACTTAAAGATATATTTTTCCTTGAAAAAGGCAAAATAATTAAATACCTAAAAACGATTCCTTCAATAAGCGCAAACAGTTCGCTTGCTATCGCATTAGAAACCTTGCGTAAACATCGTTCACAAATGGCTTTTGTTAAAAATAATAACTCTTCAACAAATGTTATTGGCATTATTACAATTGAAGATATTATTGAAGAGGTTGTTGGTGAAATATATGATGAATATGATGATGAAGAAGTTGAAGACATTTTTGAAATCAGTCTTGAATTATTTGAGGCAAGTAACTATGTAATTATGAAAGATTTATTAAAACGAATGAATCTTGATCTTGAAATTACTGAAAAAGAAAGAAATATGGAACTTGGTGAATGATTTAAATTTAAACAAAATATTGACTACATTCACAAAAATGATCGCTTTGAATTTGAGGGTGTGTCATTTAAAGCAATTTTAAGTCCAACAAAAAAACAAAATCACTATCGTTTTGAAATCGAAATTAGTAATACAGCCCCAATTAATCTTGATAAAACAGAAGAACTTGATGCTTCATTATCAGAAACAAAAATATTTGAACAATAG
- the mnmE gene encoding tRNA uridine-5-carboxymethylaminomethyl(34) synthesis GTPase MnmE → MINDTIAAISSGGKINQAISIIRVSGENSIDVVKKIFTGKIGTHQQITYGNIIDNFNNNRLVDEVLVMWFIGKNTFTGENTVEINCHGGVILTNRILELLLLNGARLATPGEFSRRSFMNGKMDLIKAEAINDLIHATSALQTDLVVQKFNGKTSKLIDDLRDWLMKLIGQIEVNIDYPEYDDVENILESGLLEDLNKIALKMNELVKNSEDSRIIFEGIKVAIVGKPNVGKSSLLNALLGQEKAIVTDEAGTTRDVVEASWQYNGLLYKLIDTAGIRQASAKAEQLGIEKSFKQIEQSDIVIHLCDPTQKMNEYDEQVQKIAQKFNKKIIEVWNKKDIQIVENSINICAKENDIDDLLNSLSKTFENIDISNKEFVNNARQLSLIKKASNSIFDAIKSIENGAYSDLVIVDIRDAWKNLVDITGRADNEQLLDDMFKNFCLGK, encoded by the coding sequence ATGATTAATGATACAATTGCAGCAATTTCTTCTGGTGGTAAAATCAATCAAGCTATCTCAATAATACGTGTAAGCGGCGAAAATTCAATTGATGTAGTAAAGAAAATTTTCACTGGAAAAATCGGAACTCACCAACAAATTACATACGGAAATATAATTGATAATTTTAATAATAATCGTCTAGTAGATGAAGTTTTAGTTATGTGATTTATTGGCAAAAACACATTCACTGGTGAAAATACTGTTGAAATTAATTGCCATGGTGGAGTTATTCTAACTAATAGAATTCTTGAATTATTGCTACTTAATGGTGCTAGATTAGCAACTCCGGGCGAATTTAGCCGCAGAAGTTTTATGAATGGCAAAATGGATTTGATAAAAGCAGAAGCTATAAATGACTTGATTCATGCAACAAGCGCGTTACAAACTGACCTAGTTGTTCAAAAATTTAATGGAAAAACAAGCAAATTAATTGATGATTTGCGCGATTGATTGATGAAATTAATAGGCCAAATTGAAGTTAATATTGACTATCCTGAATATGATGATGTAGAAAATATTCTTGAAAGTGGTCTTCTTGAAGACTTGAACAAAATAGCTCTAAAAATGAATGAATTAGTTAAAAATAGTGAAGACAGTAGAATAATTTTTGAAGGGATTAAAGTTGCAATTGTTGGTAAACCAAATGTTGGAAAAAGTTCACTACTTAATGCATTATTAGGTCAAGAAAAAGCAATTGTAACAGATGAAGCAGGGACAACTAGAGATGTAGTTGAAGCATCATGGCAATACAATGGATTACTTTATAAATTAATTGACACTGCTGGAATTAGACAAGCTAGTGCAAAAGCTGAACAATTAGGTATTGAAAAATCATTTAAGCAAATAGAGCAATCTGATATTGTTATACATTTGTGCGATCCTACTCAAAAAATGAATGAATACGATGAACAAGTGCAAAAAATAGCACAAAAGTTCAATAAAAAAATTATTGAAGTTTGGAACAAAAAAGATATTCAAATAGTTGAAAATTCAATAAATATTTGCGCTAAAGAAAATGACATTGATGATTTGCTTAATTCATTAAGTAAAACATTTGAAAATATTGATATTTCAAATAAAGAATTTGTTAATAACGCTAGACAATTATCATTAATTAAAAAGGCAAGTAATTCTATCTTTGATGCTATAAAATCAATTGAAAACGGCGCATATTCAGATTTGGTTATTGTTGATATTCGCGATGCATGGAAAAATTTAGTTGACATAACTGGAAGAGCTGATAATGAACAATTACTTGATGATATGTTTAAAAACTTTTGTTTAGGAAAATAA
- a CDS encoding TatD family hydrolase: protein MKFVDVHTHPLKEYYPDTDQIIKNAREQGIAIMMVTGCSLEENEEVKKICEKYDWTFPVLGIHPNNATGANDGALLEKQIDSNVKAIGEIGLDYYWDSVPKNIQLESLHSQIQVAQRHNLPVVIHMRESYEDLYEVLKQYPDVKFMIHTFSGDRYWAEKFSEFNTYFSISGISTYKNAQNTIDVVDFLPIERILTETDAPYLSPANKRGQTNVSENVIYTTMFLAGIKKISPEKFAKQIYKNAKEFFKLNVKKY from the coding sequence ATGAAATTTGTTGATGTACATACACACCCATTAAAAGAATATTATCCAGACACTGACCAAATCATTAAAAATGCAAGAGAGCAAGGAATTGCAATAATGATGGTTACTGGTTGTAGTCTAGAGGAAAACGAAGAAGTCAAAAAAATTTGCGAAAAATATGATTGAACTTTTCCTGTATTAGGCATACACCCTAATAATGCTACAGGCGCAAATGATGGAGCGCTTCTTGAAAAACAAATTGATTCAAATGTCAAGGCAATTGGTGAAATAGGCCTTGATTATTATTGAGATAGTGTTCCTAAAAATATTCAGCTTGAATCATTACATTCTCAAATTCAAGTAGCTCAAAGACACAATTTACCAGTGGTTATACATATGCGAGAATCTTATGAAGATTTATATGAGGTTCTTAAACAATACCCTGATGTAAAATTTATGATTCACACATTTAGTGGTGACCGCTATTGAGCTGAAAAATTTTCCGAATTCAATACATATTTCAGTATAAGCGGCATTTCCACTTATAAAAATGCACAAAACACAATTGATGTTGTTGATTTTTTACCAATCGAAAGAATTCTTACTGAAACTGACGCTCCTTATTTATCACCGGCAAATAAAAGAGGACAAACTAATGTAAGTGAAAATGTAATTTACACAACAATGTTTCTGGCAGGAATCAAAAAAATCTCGCCTGAAAAATTTGCAAAACAAATTTATAAAAACGCAAAGGAGTTTTTTAAATTAAATGTCAAAAAATACTAA
- the rsmA gene encoding 16S rRNA (adenine(1518)-N(6)/adenine(1519)-N(6))-dimethyltransferase RsmA, with protein MSKNTNIEIKAKKKFGQNFLNNQKIIDQIVEIISPEGKNIIEIGPGMGAITKQIVQKSKKLLAYEIDNDMVEYLTKNNILNNQQIIHQDFLESDLSIYNDYEIVGNIPYYITSEIIFKIIDFRKNFTKVTLMVQNEVADRIVAKINTPEYSKLSLTLQYVATVNKVLFVDKKHFDPSPKVDSAIVTIEFNKEAKNFENIKNFFKLCFLSRRKKLTWSLKTKYSNEKISKAYKTLNLSDLTRIQQLDLEQVIRLYEELEK; from the coding sequence ATGTCAAAAAATACTAATATTGAAATTAAGGCAAAGAAAAAATTTGGTCAAAATTTTTTAAATAATCAAAAAATTATTGACCAAATAGTTGAGATTATTTCGCCCGAAGGTAAAAATATTATTGAAATTGGCCCTGGAATGGGTGCAATTACAAAGCAAATTGTTCAAAAATCAAAAAAATTGCTTGCCTACGAAATTGACAACGACATGGTTGAATATTTAACAAAAAATAATATATTAAATAATCAACAGATAATTCATCAAGATTTTTTAGAATCGGATTTATCTATTTATAATGACTATGAAATTGTTGGTAATATTCCTTATTACATAACTTCCGAAATCATATTTAAAATTATTGATTTTCGTAAAAATTTCACTAAAGTAACATTGATGGTTCAAAATGAAGTTGCTGATCGTATTGTTGCTAAAATTAATACTCCCGAATATTCTAAATTATCACTAACGCTTCAATATGTTGCAACAGTTAATAAAGTTTTATTTGTTGATAAAAAACACTTTGATCCTTCGCCAAAAGTCGACTCTGCGATAGTCACCATCGAATTTAATAAGGAAGCCAAAAATTTTGAAAATATAAAAAATTTCTTTAAATTATGTTTTTTATCACGAAGAAAAAAATTAACATGGTCACTAAAAACCAAATATAGCAATGAAAAAATATCAAAAGCATACAAAACACTAAATTTATCAGATTTAACAAGAATTCAACAATTGGATTTAGAACAAGTTATTCGATTATATGAGGAATTGGAGAAATAA